The Methanobrevibacter olleyae genome contains a region encoding:
- a CDS encoding cobyrinate a,c-diamide synthase has product MKVVLAGTGSAVGKTTISTGIMKALQDENVQPFKVGPDFIDPSYHTLATGNVSRNLDSFFMNEFQIINSFERALKISNSNMGIIEGVRGLYEGISPINDIGNTASIAKALDAPVVLLMDSRSLVKSAAAVVLGFKTLDSEIRIEGVILNKVKGKRHYIKAKESVEKLADVPVIGGIPRNEEITVEERHLGLVPALEKERINKNINLWGKIAEEYIDLDALKDIMKTSSKSTVKDNQNKAVESLEDNHNNSSNNFNNYNNGPIIDLSIHEDDFNKAHNDAIELEVTNGSKYGELWKTGNKTPLKIGVALDEIFTFYYRENLESLEDNGAKIIPFSPYKDEEIPDVDALYIGGGYPEVFKKELSENTSMLKSINKFHKDNRPIYGECGGLIYLSKSIDGLDMVNAIPYSSEMTPKVQGLNYVVARSNRDNLISDKGDIFRAHEFHYTKLNVDKTDRLVFDVLRGRGLLNNMDGISVGNTLANYIHIHACSHPNFAYNFTRNISEPD; this is encoded by the coding sequence ATGAAAGTCGTACTTGCTGGAACTGGAAGTGCAGTTGGAAAAACCACTATTTCTACAGGAATTATGAAAGCACTTCAAGATGAAAATGTTCAACCATTTAAAGTTGGCCCTGATTTTATAGATCCTTCATACCATACTCTAGCAACTGGTAATGTATCAAGGAATTTAGACTCTTTTTTCATGAATGAATTTCAAATAATAAACTCATTTGAAAGAGCATTAAAGATATCTAATTCTAATATGGGAATTATTGAAGGAGTAAGAGGTTTATATGAAGGTATTAGTCCTATAAATGACATAGGAAACACGGCTTCTATTGCAAAAGCTTTAGATGCACCTGTAGTTTTACTTATGGATTCTAGAAGTTTGGTTAAAAGTGCAGCTGCGGTTGTTTTAGGCTTTAAAACTCTTGATTCAGAAATTCGTATTGAAGGAGTTATTTTAAACAAAGTTAAGGGTAAAAGACATTATATAAAGGCTAAAGAGTCTGTTGAAAAATTAGCAGATGTTCCAGTTATTGGTGGCATACCAAGAAATGAAGAAATTACGGTAGAAGAAAGACATCTTGGCCTTGTTCCTGCACTTGAAAAAGAAAGAATCAATAAAAATATTAATCTTTGGGGTAAAATAGCTGAGGAGTATATAGATTTAGATGCCTTAAAAGACATTATGAAAACATCAAGTAAATCTACTGTAAAAGACAATCAAAATAAAGCTGTTGAATCATTAGAAGATAATCATAATAATAGCTCTAATAATTTTAATAATTATAATAACGGCCCTATTATAGATCTATCCATTCATGAAGATGATTTTAATAAAGCTCATAATGATGCTATTGAATTAGAAGTTACTAATGGATCAAAATATGGAGAGCTATGGAAAACTGGAAATAAAACTCCATTAAAAATTGGTGTAGCTTTAGATGAAATATTTACTTTTTACTATAGAGAAAACCTAGAGTCTCTTGAAGATAATGGTGCTAAGATTATTCCATTTAGCCCATATAAAGATGAAGAAATTCCAGATGTTGATGCTCTTTATATTGGTGGAGGATATCCTGAGGTATTTAAAAAGGAATTATCTGAAAATACATCTATGTTAAAATCAATCAACAAGTTTCATAAGGATAATAGGCCTATTTATGGAGAATGTGGAGGTTTAATCTATTTATCTAAATCTATTGATGGATTAGACATGGTTAATGCAATTCCCTATAGCTCTGAAATGACTCCTAAAGTTCAAGGTTTAAATTATGTTGTAGCTAGATCTAATAGGGATAATCTTATCTCAGATAAAGGGGACATTTTCCGTGCACATGAATTCCATTATACAAAACTTAATGTTGATAAAACAGATAGATTGGTATTTGATGTATTAAGAGGCAGAGGCCTATTAAATAATATGGATGGTATTAGTGTTGGAAACACTTTAGCTAATTATATTCATATCCATGCCTGCTCTCATCCTAACTTTGCCTACAATTTTACTAGAAATATTTCAGAGCCAGATTAA
- a CDS encoding oligosaccharide repeat unit polymerase family protein: MNFKLIDKKLDLFHPLIIVVMVILFLIIAMPMWYIYRQLPYPNIDLYLYIGIGLLSFILGIFLTNYFLKNKFKIFTSENPRTKSFNLNPQKLSIFDSYSKNELIIVSFVSIGILLQVINIALLGSIPLFSATLKAKAATKIWLISYIIFLPSINILLAKYNRKSHYLLLIIGLALFALTGYRTTPIGIMLSSLITLYYSRDVDLKYIILAILAIVIVLLAVGFIAVQAISWQHWSLNPIELLSYRAAFTLNVLSKAITNQCATMGKLLYTTLTGFFTHSDARVLVGQATLGRAHSITSTIFGPALLDFGILGMIVQMFLIALILKTLHTIQNNKKSIFTAFYSILLGQTIIWIETGPSDVVVYLFYLIGILLIIKTLWRLDNGV; this comes from the coding sequence ATGAATTTTAAGTTAATAGATAAAAAACTTGATCTATTCCATCCACTAATCATTGTAGTTATGGTAATATTATTTTTAATAATTGCTATGCCTATGTGGTATATTTATCGTCAATTACCTTATCCTAATATAGATTTATATCTTTATATAGGAATTGGACTTTTATCTTTTATTTTAGGTATTTTTTTAACTAATTACTTCTTAAAAAATAAATTTAAAATTTTCACCTCAGAGAATCCTCGAACTAAAAGCTTTAATTTAAATCCTCAGAAACTATCTATATTTGATTCATATTCTAAAAATGAATTAATTATAGTAAGTTTTGTTTCTATTGGAATATTATTACAAGTTATAAACATAGCTCTACTAGGTAGCATACCACTTTTCTCTGCAACATTAAAAGCTAAAGCAGCAACAAAAATATGGTTAATATCTTACATAATATTCTTGCCATCTATTAACATTTTACTTGCAAAATACAATAGAAAATCACATTACCTTTTATTAATTATAGGTTTAGCTTTGTTTGCTCTTACAGGATATAGAACAACACCTATTGGAATCATGCTATCATCTTTAATTACATTGTATTATTCAAGGGATGTAGATTTAAAATACATAATTTTAGCTATTTTAGCTATTGTAATTGTACTTTTAGCAGTAGGATTTATTGCAGTTCAAGCTATTAGTTGGCAACACTGGTCATTAAATCCAATTGAACTTCTCTCATATAGAGCAGCATTTACATTAAATGTATTATCAAAAGCTATCACTAATCAATGTGCCACAATGGGAAAATTGCTTTATACTACACTTACTGGATTTTTTACACATTCAGATGCTAGAGTTTTAGTTGGTCAAGCTACTCTTGGAAGAGCTCATTCAATTACTTCTACAATATTTGGCCCAGCTTTACTTGACTTTGGTATTCTAGGAATGATTGTCCAAATGTTTTTAATAGCTCTTATATTAAAGACTTTACACACTATACAAAATAATAAAAAAAGTATTTTTACAGCATTTTATAGTATTTTACTTGGACAAACTATTATCTGGATTGAAACTGGACCAAGTGATGTGGTAGTTTACTTATTCTATTTAATTGGTATTTTGCTTATTATTAAAACATTATGGAGATTAGATAATGGAGTCTAA
- a CDS encoding glycosyltransferase family protein: MESKNIAIAGEITPSKTIIPIIERLRELEREDKLHFKLNKIIGLYHGESSKAFLEPYCDEVYSIGEGRKGSKNSTTKLIYLISKDILKSFNALKGQNIDLLITAGNAGDVRKAIVAANLLKIPILHIEQDIYNPIEVISQANLVTVPSSEYKEYLEKNYKLKNVININGYPMAKYVDNHIKEGNLRDKDEIYGEYGLKEFVLVVIGGDLKDDDIESLIRSIEELNLNALIAPYRFDRNMVQDLVLSPNIKVLPQYVDLSSFINAASHLIYAAGMGMTIEAGVFNIPSLKIEGFHTVHGSVDLAKELNIPIVKIDEIPKAFEELSQQDDSNLLENSEIAIERVVDLINKFNSKSLSKSGFKSTKEIWNSRKVFK, encoded by the coding sequence ATGGAGTCTAAAAATATAGCTATTGCTGGTGAGATCACTCCTTCAAAAACAATTATTCCAATTATAGAAAGATTAAGAGAATTGGAAAGGGAAGATAAATTACATTTTAAATTAAATAAGATAATAGGTCTTTATCATGGAGAATCATCAAAGGCTTTTCTAGAACCTTATTGTGATGAAGTATATTCTATTGGAGAAGGTAGAAAAGGTTCAAAAAATTCTACTACAAAATTAATTTACCTTATTTCAAAAGATATTTTAAAATCATTTAATGCACTTAAAGGTCAAAATATAGATTTATTAATCACTGCAGGAAATGCAGGGGATGTTAGAAAAGCTATTGTGGCAGCAAATCTTTTAAAAATTCCTATTTTACATATTGAACAAGATATTTATAATCCTATTGAAGTAATTTCTCAAGCTAATCTTGTCACTGTTCCTTCCAGTGAATATAAGGAATACCTTGAGAAAAATTATAAACTTAAAAATGTTATAAATATAAATGGCTATCCTATGGCTAAATATGTTGATAATCATATAAAAGAGGGAAACTTAAGAGATAAGGATGAAATCTATGGTGAATATGGCTTGAAAGAATTTGTTCTTGTAGTTATTGGAGGAGACTTAAAAGATGATGATATAGAATCATTGATAAGATCTATTGAAGAACTTAATCTTAATGCACTAATTGCACCTTATAGATTTGATAGAAATATGGTTCAAGATTTAGTTTTATCTCCAAATATTAAAGTTTTACCTCAATATGTTGATTTATCAAGTTTTATAAATGCAGCATCTCATTTAATTTATGCAGCAGGTATGGGTATGACTATTGAGGCAGGAGTATTTAATATTCCATCTTTAAAAATAGAAGGTTTTCATACAGTTCATGGTAGTGTAGATTTAGCTAAAGAGCTTAATATACCGATTGTAAAGATTGATGAAATTCCTAAGGCTTTTGAAGAATTATCTCAGCAAGATGATTCTAATCTTCTAGAAAATAGTGAAATAGCTATTGAAAGAGTGGTAGATTTAATCAATAAATTTAATAGTAAATCTCTTAGTAAAAGTGGCTTTAAATCTACTAAAGAAATTTGGAATAGTCGTAAAGTATTCAAATAA